One Burkholderia sp. WP9 genomic window, GCGTGAACATCGTGCCGAACGGCGTAGCCATGGGCAGGCCGCCGGCGAATTGCTTGCCGCCGCGCACCGTGTGGCAGGCGATACAGTCGCCGGCGCGGGCGAGGTACTCGCCCTTCTTGATCAGCGCGGCCTGGTCGGCGGGCGTTGCCGCCATGGCCGTGCCGTTATGCAGGTTGTCGCCGCCCGACCACAGGACGGGAACGAGTGCGGCAGCCGCAACGACGACGACTGCCGAGAGGGCGAACAAAGACTTGCGTTTCATTTGAGTGTCTCTCCCGGTGCCTTATTGCGGTTCGCTGCCGCAGGCAAGCGGAGTCTTCATCGAGCGGGCCGGAGCCGGCACGGGGTTTTGTGGAGCCTGTTGCGTGGAAAGCCATGCGGCAACGGCGTTCACGTCTTCGTCAGTCAGGCGCGTGGCGATGGTGTGCATGCAATCAGGCGCAATGGCGTGACGCGAGCCCGAGCGCCATGCGCCCAGCTGCGCGCTGATGTAGTCGGAGTGCAGGCCAACCAGACCCGGAATAGCGGGTTGCATACCGGTCAACGTCTTGCCGTGGCAGGCCGCGCAAGCCGGAATCTGCTTCGAGGCGTCGCCGTTCAGCACGATCTGCTGGCCGCGCGCGAGCGTGCTCGACGACACCGTCGGCTTGGCCGGCGGCGGATACGGCGGACGCTGCTGCGAGAAGTACGTGGCGATCTGATGAAGGTAGTCGTCCGAGAGATACGTGACGAGGTAGTTCATGGGCGGGTACTTGCGGCGCCCTTCGCGGAAGTTCTGCAACTGGTTGTACAGATAGTCGGCCGGCTTGCCCGCGAGGCGTGGGAAGTAGTCGTTGTCGGTACCTTGGCCGTGAGTGCCGTGGCAGGCCGTGCAACCTTGCACGCGCGCTTCCATCGTGTCGGGGGCCTTCGGTTGAGTCTGCGCTTTCGCAGCGCTATAGACACCCGCGGAGCCGATCAGCAGAAGGGCGAGCAGCGGGCGGAAAATGCGTCTTGAAGACACGCGTAACTCCATCAAAATCGGGGACCTGACCGAACTTCGAGCGGCTCGGTGTGAAGGGCAGCCGGCGCTGCGGCGACGCAGCATTCTATCATCGAAGGGTGATGGTGACTATTTGAGACATTAGAGGAGGTTCCGGCTGTCACCACCATGCGACAGTTTGACGCGCAGGGCTGCTTCGGACTACCTGTCGATCATCTCAATTTTGCCTGAGCAATCAAAGGCACAAGCGGCTAACGCGGGCGATCTATCAACAAAGCAGGTTGAACCGACGCCCGCGCGAACCATCGAAGCGTACACTTCCGGGCGCGCCGGCCCTATCCGGCCTGGATGCGCCCGGGTTGACGCCCACCGTTCTCCTGATCATCCGCTATCGGCCATACATGAAGCTACTCCATTTTTCCCGTCCGGCGCTACGAGCGTCGATGCTCGGCGTCGCGGCGCTGGTTGCGGCGTCCACCGCATTCGCCCATGCGCACCTGGCATCGAGCGTACCGGCGGCAAACGCCGAAGTCGTTGCGCCCACGGAAGTGACGATCCGTTTCACCGAGCCGCTCGAGCCGGCTTTCAGCAAGATCGCCCTTGCCGACGCGAGCGGTAACACGGCCGCGCAGGTTTCGTCGCAAGTCGACGGGGGCGACGCCAAGGTCATGCGTCTGCCGCTGCCGCAGTTGAGCGCCGGCCGCTATGCGGTGCATTGGACGGCGGTAGCGACAGACGGCCACCGTACCCAGGGCAACTTTACGTTCATCGTCAAATGAGCATCGACGCACTCTGGATCGGGCAGGTCGCCATGGCCGCGCTCATGAACATTGCGTTCGCGTTTGCCGTCGGTTCGGCGTTGCTCGGCGCGTGGCTCGCGAAGGACGCCCAGCAGAAGGTCTCGCCCGCGCGCCTCGCCTGGTTGCGCGCGCAACGCTCGATGCTGACCGCCACGGTCGTGCTGGTGCTTGCGGATCTCGGCTGGCTCCTGTATCAGGCGGCGTCGATGAGCGGCGTCGGCTTGCCGGCCGCGCTCGGCGTGGTGCCGACCGTGCTCACGCAAACCCACGTCGGCTATGGCTGGAGCCTTGCGTTTGCCGGCGCGCTGGTGCTGCTCGGCACGGCCATGACCAGTCATACCGGTATGCTGCGCAACGCGCTGCTGTGGCTGGCCGTGATCGCGGTGGCCGCGGGCAAGGCGTCGCTCGGGCATGCGGCCGATGCCGGGCCGGCCTCGGCCGCTGTCGCCATGCAAACGCTGCACGTGCTCGTCACCACCGTGTGGGGCGGGCTGGCCATGGCGGCGGGGCTCGCGGTTCTGCCGGCGCTCGGCACCTCGACCGCGCGCGGCATGTTGATCCGCACGGCGACGCAGGTGTCGAATGTATCGGTGGTGGCGGTCGCGCTGGTGCTGCTCTCCGGCATCTTCAACGCGGTGCGCGGTTCGGGCGGCTCGTTCGAGGCGATCGAACTCAGCACGTGGGGTCATGTGCTGATGCTCAAGCTCGCGCTTATCGCGCTCGCGCTGGTGCTCGGCGGACTCAACCGCTTTTCGGCGCTGCCGCGTCTGCGCCGGACGGCCTCGACAATGGACGCCCATACCTTCGTCAACGTCCTGTATCTGGAAGCGTTGGCAATGATCGGCGCGTTCGTCGCGGCGGCCGCGTTGTCGCATAGCGTGCCGGCGTTTGCCGCGCTCGGTTGACCCCTCGGCGCGGGATGAGCCGCAAGACGAGTCGTAAAAGAGCCGCAAAACGGGTCGCAAAAATTGGCCGCAAGATGGGCCGCAAAACCGGCCGCAAAACGAGCGACGCGGCTGCCGCCATCTGAGCGCCGTGCGTGTCCGCGGTGACTCAAGTCTGCGACGGCCCGCAGGCGCCCTGAACGTCAAAAAAAGCGCCGCACGTTAAAAGCGTGCGGCGCAATACACACGGTCGCCCGGCGGTGGCCGGCAATCCGCTACTGCTCTTCAGGCGGCAAGCGCGTGGCTCGCCCGTTCCAGGGTCTCCTCCGGAAACATCTCCTGCTGCAAGTCGCCAGCCGCGTTGAACCACTGGCAGATCAGCCAGTTGCCCGACGCGAACAGTACGGGCCCGCTCCAGGTCACGGTCATCGGACGGCCGCCCGATTTGAGCTTCAGCACGTCGCCCGCTCGATATGCGGGTCTCGCCCGCCTCCTGAGCCGCTTGGCCAGCCGCATGATCAGCCTCCGATTATTCGAGGCCGAGCCGATGTCCGAGGATCGGCGCGCAAAAGAGTGCGATGGCACAGCCCGCGGCTTTGCCTTCGAGTTCGGCTCCCGCGGCGCGCATACCGTATGTATGCGTCATGAGATCGAATAGTTGCGGCAGACAGTAGACCGCCGCGGCGCCGATAAAGCATTTCTCGACGACCGAGATGCGCCAGCCGCGTTCGTATGCCAGCGCCGCGCCGATGATGCGCAGCACGCCGAACATCACCAGCGCGCCGACGGCGGCCTGTTCGCGCAGCAGATAGTCCGGAAGGAATTCGCCCATGATGTACCCCGATGCATTTGTCGTTTGAATGCATTTGAGCAAGGAGTGGGCCATGCGTATGTCCGATGCCGAACAGATCGCGTGAAAGCCTTTCTGGGTAAGGCTTTGCGAGGATAGCGCCAAGGTGGGAAAGGGTCGCAAAACGCCTGTTTCAGTCCGTTCGGTCCGGGATGTTACGTTACTGCGACGCTGCGCGCGTCACGTCGACGTAACGCGTCAGCCGTGCCTTATGGAGGCGCAAAGGTCGGAACGCAAATACAAAAGCACAAAGGCCGAAGCGCGAATAACAAAGTGCGAATGCCAAAGCGCGTCCGCGAAATAAAAAACGCCGCCCAAAAAAGGGCGGCGTGCCGTCACGATTACCATTCGGCGACGCTGCCGTCCTCGTGGCGCCACACCGGATTGCGCCAGCGATGGCCGACCTTCGCCATCTCCCGCACTTTCTCTTCGTTGACCTCGATACCGAGGCCCGGACCTTGCGGAATCGACACGAAGCCGTCTTCGTATTTGAAGACTTCCGGATTCTTGATGTAGTCCAGCAGGTCGTTGCCCTGGTTGTAGTGAATGCCGAGGCTCTGCTCCTGGATGAACGCGTTGTAGCTCACCGCATCGATCTGCAGGCAGGTTGCCAGCGCGATCGGGCCGAGCGGGCAATGCAGCGCGAGCGCGACGTCGTAGGCTTCGGCCATCGATGCGATCTTGCGGCACTCGGTAATGCCGCCCGCGTGCGACGCGTCCGGCTGAATGATGTCGACGTAACCGCCCGACAGAATGTGCTTGAAGTCCCAGCGCGAATACAGGCGCTCGCCCAGCGCGATCGGCGTGTTGGTCTGGTTGACGATGTCGCGCAGCGCCTCGGCGTTTTCCGACAGCACCGGCTCTTCGATGAAGAGCAGCTTGTACGGGTCGAGTTCTTTCGCCAGCACCTTCGCCATGGGCTTGTGCACGCGGCCGTGGAAGTCCACGCCGATGCCGATGTTCGGTCCGACCGCCTCGCGCACCGCCGCCACGTTGTTGATAACGCCTTGCACCTTGTCGAAGGTGTCGATGATCTGCAACTCTTCGGAGCCGTTCATCTTCACGGCCTTGAAGCCGCGTTCGACCACGGCGCGCGCGTTATTGGCCACGTCGCTCGGACGGTCGCCGCCGATCCACGAATACACCTTGATCCTGTCGCGCACCTGGCCGCCGAGCAGCGCGTGAATCGGCACGCCGTGATGCTTGCCCTTGATGTCCCACAGCGCCTGGTCGACGCCGGCGATCGCGCTCATCGTGATCGGGCCGCCACGGTAGAAGCCTGCGCGGTACATCACCTGCCAGTGGTCTTCGATCAGCAGTGGGTCCTTGCCGATCAGATAGTCGGACAGTTCTTCCACGGCCGCCGCCACTGTATGCGCGCGGCCTTCCACCACCGGCTCGCCCCAGCCGACGATGCCTTCGTCGGTTTCGATTTTCAGGAAGCACCAGCGCGGTGGAACGATGAAGGTTTCGAGCTTGGTGATTTTCATGGTGTACGTCTCCTGTGTGTCGGCCGGAGTTAGCGCTTTAGCGCTTACTCCGGCCCCATGCAAAGCACGGCCGGAGTTAGCGCTTTAGCGTTTACTCCGGCCCCATGCGAGGCATCGGTCTGGTGAGCGGTTTAGCGCTCCCTCGTCCCATGCGGAATATTTGAGGATTCACATGCTACAACAAAAGCGCATCTAAGTACTATTAATAGTACTATTCGCCAGATAGTGGAGAGACCCCGCCTCGACACGACGTAGCCGAAGCCGGTGATTTCAAGGTGGAGATACCCGATAATCGCGCTCTTTTCCGGGCTTAGTTTCAATATCGATAGCGCCGCAAGGCCGCTGGGAGAAAGCTATTCAGCATGATCTGCATGGGCGTGTGGCCCATCTGCTGGCCACCGCGATTCTGCGCGGCGATTACGCGCCCGATTCGATCCTGCCGCGCGAAGCGGAGTTGATGGAGACCTTCGGCGTGAGTCGCACGGTGTTGCGCGAGGCGTTGCGTACGCTCACTTCGAAGGGCTTGATCGAATCACGTCCGCGCGTGGGCACGCGCGTGCGTCCGAAACATGCGTGGAACCTGCTCGATGCCGACGTGCTCGACTGGTACTCGCGGGTCGCCGAGCCGATGGCGTTCGCACTCAAGTTGCAGGAAATGCGCGAGATGATCGAGCCGTATGCCGCGGGTCTCGCGGCGGACTCGCACACGGACGTCACCTTCCACGCACTCGCGGCGGCTCATGCGGCTATGGTGTCCGCGCGCAATGTCGACGAATGGGTGCGCGCCGATCTGCAGTTTCATTTGAGCGTGCTGATTGCGTGCAGCAATGAGTTGCTGATTCCGCTCGGTACGCTGATCGAGCGCACGCTCGAAGCGCAACTGCGTCTGAATGCAAAACGCGCGGACGTGTTCAATGCATCGCTGGCCGAGCATACGGCGGTATTCGAAGCGATTCGTGATCGCGATGCCGCCGCAGCGCGTACGGCGATGGCGGGACTGTTAGGTGTGACACGCGCGCGGATCGAGGCCTAGGCGGCCCGCGGCGCTGCACGTAGGGTCACGCGGCGGTGATGGTTCAGCGGCCGCGCCAGAACGTTTCTCGGTTGCCGGTTCGGAGCCCGCCGGACTCGGGGCGACATGCCAGCCGCCGCGCCTCAATCCATCGCGGCGTGCGCCACCGACGCATCCGGCGCCCTGTGCGACGGGCGAATCAGCAGCAGGAGCGGAATGACCAGCAGCGTCGCCATGAACATCAGCTTGAAGTCGTTCAGATACGCGATCATCGACGCTTGCTGGGTGATCGAGACGTTCAGCGCGGCCATGTCGTAGTTCGAGCCGCTATTGAGCATGGGCTGGACCGCTGGATTGAACGCCGAGATATTGGCCGCAAGGTCCGCGTGCGAGACCTGCGTGTTGCGGGTCATCAGCGTCTGCACGATCGAAATGCCGATGCTGCTGCCAATATTGCGCATCAGGCTGTACGTTGCGGTGCCGTCCGCGCGCAGTTCGGGCGTGAGCGTCGAGAAGGTCAGCGCGCTCAGCGGCACGAACACGAGGCCGAGGCCGAAACCTTGAATTACGCCAGGCCAGACGATATCCGACGCCGACAGCACGATCGTGTAATGCATCATCTGCCACAGCGCGAACGCCGAGATCAGGAAGCCGGCGAGCAGCAAGATCCGCGCGTCGATCCGCTTCAGCAGCCGCCCGGCGAACAGCATGGCGACCATCGTGCCCGCGCCGCTCGGCGCCGTGACGAGCCCGGTGGTCGCGACCGGATAGTTCATCAGGTTTTGCAACATGGGCGGCAGCAAGGCGCGCGTTGCATACATCACCGCGCCGATCACGAAGATAAAGAACGTGCCGGTGGCGAAGTTCGGATCCCTCAGCAGCTCGTATTTGAAGAACGACTTCTTGCCGACCGTTGCCGTATGCACGAGAAAGAACGCGAAGCTGATCGCGGCGAGCAGCGCTTCGATGACGATTTCGTTCGACCCGAACCAATCGAGTTGCTCGCCCCGATCGAGCATGGCTTGCAATGCGCCGATGGCCAGACCGAGCGTGGCGAAGCCGAACGCATCGAACTTCACGTCGTGCTTCGGCTCGCGCGAAGGCAGGAAGGTCGCCACGCCGAACAATGCGAACGCGCCGATCGGCACGTTGATGAAAAACACCCAGCGCCAGTTGTAGCTGTCGGTGAGCCAGCCGCCGAGCGTCGGCCCGAGAATCGGTCCGACCATCACGCCCATGCCCCACACAGCCATGGCTTGGCCCTGCTTTTCGCGCGGGTTGATATCGAGCAGGATGGACTGCGACAACGGCACCAGCGACGCGCCGAAAACGCCTTGCAACAAGCGCGACGCCACGATCTGCGTGAGCGTCTCCGACAATCCGCACAGTGCCGACGACACCGTGAAGCCGCCGATCGCGACGATCAGCAACCGCTTGACGCTCAACCGGTCCGAGAGCCAGCCCGTGAGCGGCGTGGCAATCGCGGCCGCGACGATGTACGAAGTCAGCACCCACGTGATCTCATCCTGCGACGCGGACAGCGTGCCCTGCATGTGCGGCAGCGCCACGTTGGCGATCGTGCTGTCGAGCGTCTGGATCAGCGTCGCCAGCATGATCGAAATGGTGATCATCGATCGGTTGAGCGGCGCGGCGGTGTTTGCCGCCGGAGTGTCGGAAGACATGAATGAGCGAGGATCGTCGATATAGTAAGCATGCTTAGTATATCGGTTGCGCAAGTGCGCGCCATCGGGAATTATGCGGAGCCTGAATTGCGCGGGCTTCAGCGCTGAAAAACGGCGGCCTTTCGTATAATCCGCCCATGAAAACCCAACTCGATGAGCGCTTCGGCTTTCTGATTTCCGACGTCGGCCGTCTGACCGGCAA contains:
- a CDS encoding c-type cytochrome, with amino-acid sequence MELRVSSRRIFRPLLALLLIGSAGVYSAAKAQTQPKAPDTMEARVQGCTACHGTHGQGTDNDYFPRLAGKPADYLYNQLQNFREGRRKYPPMNYLVTYLSDDYLHQIATYFSQQRPPYPPPAKPTVSSSTLARGQQIVLNGDASKQIPACAACHGKTLTGMQPAIPGLVGLHSDYISAQLGAWRSGSRHAIAPDCMHTIATRLTDEDVNAVAAWLSTQQAPQNPVPAPARSMKTPLACGSEPQ
- the copC gene encoding copper homeostasis periplasmic binding protein CopC gives rise to the protein MKLLHFSRPALRASMLGVAALVAASTAFAHAHLASSVPAANAEVVAPTEVTIRFTEPLEPAFSKIALADASGNTAAQVSSQVDGGDAKVMRLPLPQLSAGRYAVHWTAVATDGHRTQGNFTFIVK
- a CDS encoding CopD family protein, whose translation is MSIDALWIGQVAMAALMNIAFAFAVGSALLGAWLAKDAQQKVSPARLAWLRAQRSMLTATVVLVLADLGWLLYQAASMSGVGLPAALGVVPTVLTQTHVGYGWSLAFAGALVLLGTAMTSHTGMLRNALLWLAVIAVAAGKASLGHAADAGPASAAVAMQTLHVLVTTVWGGLAMAAGLAVLPALGTSTARGMLIRTATQVSNVSVVAVALVLLSGIFNAVRGSGGSFEAIELSTWGHVLMLKLALIALALVLGGLNRFSALPRLRRTASTMDAHTFVNVLYLEALAMIGAFVAAAALSHSVPAFAALG
- a CDS encoding YodC family protein; this encodes MLKLKSGGRPMTVTWSGPVLFASGNWLICQWFNAAGDLQQEMFPEETLERASHALAA
- the dgoD gene encoding galactonate dehydratase yields the protein MKITKLETFIVPPRWCFLKIETDEGIVGWGEPVVEGRAHTVAAAVEELSDYLIGKDPLLIEDHWQVMYRAGFYRGGPITMSAIAGVDQALWDIKGKHHGVPIHALLGGQVRDRIKVYSWIGGDRPSDVANNARAVVERGFKAVKMNGSEELQIIDTFDKVQGVINNVAAVREAVGPNIGIGVDFHGRVHKPMAKVLAKELDPYKLLFIEEPVLSENAEALRDIVNQTNTPIALGERLYSRWDFKHILSGGYVDIIQPDASHAGGITECRKIASMAEAYDVALALHCPLGPIALATCLQIDAVSYNAFIQEQSLGIHYNQGNDLLDYIKNPEVFKYEDGFVSIPQGPGLGIEVNEEKVREMAKVGHRWRNPVWRHEDGSVAEW
- a CDS encoding FCD domain-containing protein, coding for MQHDLHGRVAHLLATAILRGDYAPDSILPREAELMETFGVSRTVLREALRTLTSKGLIESRPRVGTRVRPKHAWNLLDADVLDWYSRVAEPMAFALKLQEMREMIEPYAAGLAADSHTDVTFHALAAAHAAMVSARNVDEWVRADLQFHLSVLIACSNELLIPLGTLIERTLEAQLRLNAKRADVFNASLAEHTAVFEAIRDRDAAAARTAMAGLLGVTRARIEA
- a CDS encoding DHA2 family efflux MFS transporter permease subunit yields the protein MSSDTPAANTAAPLNRSMITISIMLATLIQTLDSTIANVALPHMQGTLSASQDEITWVLTSYIVAAAIATPLTGWLSDRLSVKRLLIVAIGGFTVSSALCGLSETLTQIVASRLLQGVFGASLVPLSQSILLDINPREKQGQAMAVWGMGVMVGPILGPTLGGWLTDSYNWRWVFFINVPIGAFALFGVATFLPSREPKHDVKFDAFGFATLGLAIGALQAMLDRGEQLDWFGSNEIVIEALLAAISFAFFLVHTATVGKKSFFKYELLRDPNFATGTFFIFVIGAVMYATRALLPPMLQNLMNYPVATTGLVTAPSGAGTMVAMLFAGRLLKRIDARILLLAGFLISAFALWQMMHYTIVLSASDIVWPGVIQGFGLGLVFVPLSALTFSTLTPELRADGTATYSLMRNIGSSIGISIVQTLMTRNTQVSHADLAANISAFNPAVQPMLNSGSNYDMAALNVSITQQASMIAYLNDFKLMFMATLLVIPLLLLIRPSHRAPDASVAHAAMD